CGGGAAATCAACCCTTTTCAATGTATTTGGGTTTCTGAAAGATGCTCTGAAAAACAATGTTGACACCGCCTTGCAAAGAATGGGGGGCTATAACGATGTGGCGACCCGCGGCCATGCGGGATCCATTGCCATCGAAATTCAGTTCAGAATGCCGATCGCCGGGGTGGAGCGGCTGGTTACTTACCATTTGGAGGTTGCCGCCGACGGGCGCGGCGTTCCCATCGTAAAACGTGAAATTTTGCGCTATAAGCGCGGCGCCTACGGGTCGCCTTATCATTTTCTTGATTTTCGCGGCGGCAAGGGGTACGCCATCAGCAATGAAGAAGATTTTAACAAAAAAGACGAGGAATTAACGAAGGACGAACAAAGGCTGGAATCGCCTAATATACTTGCGATTAAAGGGCTGGGGCAATTTCAGCGCTTCCAGGCGGCCAGCGCCTTTCGCAGTTTGATCGAGAATTGGCATGTTTCCGATTTCCATATTATGGCCGCGCGTCAGCGGGTGGAGGCCGGAGTTGCAGAGCATTTGTCCGAAAGCGGCGACAATTTGCCACTGGTCGCGCGGAATCTGTATGAAAGAGACCGGGCAGTCTTCGATAAGATTCTAAAACGGTTCAGGGACAGCATTCCGGGAATGGCCAAAGTAACCACCAGCCTGACCGAGGACGGGCATGTGCTTTTACGGTTTCAGGATCGTTCATACAAGGACCCTTTTATCGCCCGTTATGTGTCGGACGGCACTATCAAGATGTTCGCCTATCTGGTATTGCTGCATGACCCCAACCCGCATCCGTTCTTGTGTATCGAAGAGCCGGAGAATCAGATTTATCCAGGATTGCTCGGCATGATCGTGGAAGAATTGCGCGATTATGCGATGCGCGGCGGCCAGGTTTTTGTTTCCACGCATTCGCCCGATGTGTTGAATCATGTAGAAGTTGAAGAGGCGTTTTTGCTGGAAAAAGAAAACGGAAAAACGAAAATTTACCCCCTGTCCGAAAACGAGCAGGTTA
The window above is part of the Gammaproteobacteria bacterium genome. Proteins encoded here:
- a CDS encoding AAA family ATPase, yielding MKIERIHIRNFRALHDVELRNVPPLAVFVGKNGSGKSTLFNVFGFLKDALKNNVDTALQRMGGYNDVATRGHAGSIAIEIQFRMPIAGVERLVTYHLEVAADGRGVPIVKREILRYKRGAYGSPYHFLDFRGGKGYAISNEEDFNKKDEELTKDEQRLESPNILAIKGLGQFQRFQAASAFRSLIENWHVSDFHIMAARQRVEAGVAEHLSESGDNLPLVARNLYERDRAVFDKILKRFRDSIPGMAKVTTSLTEDGHVLLRFQDRSYKDPFIARYVSDGTIKMFAYLVLLHDPNPHPFLCIEEPENQIYPGLLGMIVEELRDYAMRGGQVFVSTHSPDVLNHVEVEEAFLLEKENGKTKIYPLSENEQVKALCEGGDKLGWLWNQRLLKIDGTGA